A portion of the Magnolia sinica isolate HGM2019 chromosome 17, MsV1, whole genome shotgun sequence genome contains these proteins:
- the LOC131230607 gene encoding uncharacterized protein LOC131230607, with amino-acid sequence MLWEVWKAWNAAKFSGTTPSNQVLRARIAWWLNYFNKKAGLKQAQPPSKNRSLYPRYSPLFSLAQISHPISIVRWQRPPAGWVRLNVDGSSLGNLGPSGGGGLCRDSSGGFLFAFAKGYGTPSNTHAELRAVHEDLCLSLSKGYHQIIIESDLELIVRFLSGAATPGWNGFIGSPGSMIWLPLPG; translated from the coding sequence ATGCTATGGGAGGTTTGGAAAGCTTGGAATGCAGCAAAGTTCTCCGGCACCACGCCGTCCAATCAGGTGTTGCGGGCCCGCATTGCATGGTGGCTAAACTATTTCAACAAGAAGGCTGGGTTAAAGCAGGCTCAACCCCCTAGTAAGAACCGATCCCTCTATCCACGGTATTCTCCCCTCTTCTCCCTCGCGCAAATCAGCCACCCCATTTCCATTGTCAGATGGCAGCGGCCCCCTGCAGGATGGGTAAGACTTAATGTCGATGGGTCTTCCCTTGGGAACCTAGGCCCATCAGGTGGTGGGGGTCTCTGCAGAGACAGTTCGGGGGGATTTCTCTTTGCCTTTGCAAAAGGCTATGGGACGCCTTCTAACACACATGCAGAACTCAGAGCCGTTCACGAGGATTTATGTCTATCCCTTTCAAAGGGGTACCATCAGATCATTATCGAATCGGATTTGGAGTTAATTGTTAGGTTCCTCTCGGGCGCCGCAACCCCTGGGTGGAATGGCTTTATTGGATCGCCAGGATCAATGATCTGGCTGCCTCTGCCAGGGTGA
- the LOC131231425 gene encoding subtilisin-like protease SBT5.3: MVPTKLLFLLLIFVSSFFQTPTFASEKKSYVVYFGAHSHGFQPSSFDYEHVTSSHREFLESFVGSKEKAKNAIFYSYTNHVNGFAANLEVDEANEISKHPDVVSIFLNEMVEVHTTRSWEFLELEMNGEIPDGSLWRKARFGEDIIIGNLDTGVWPESESFNDDGMGPIPARWKGSCDSEGGVRCNRKLIGARYFKKGYEARHGPINATLSTARDTNGHGTHTLSTAGGRFVPGANIFGYANGTAKGGSPSARVAAYKVCWPSCSDADIIAAFDAAIHDGVDVLSVSLGGPPRDYLRSGIKIGSFHAVMNGILVVCSAGNSGPRNGTVSNLAPWIMTVGASTMDREFPSYVQLGNNKRIKGQSLSTTALPADKSYPLVISIDAVSTNSTVSDAFFCLPESLDPQKVTGKIVACTAGLITSVEKGNEVKRAGGVGVIIMNGPRTEVQAHPHVLPATDIAGDSQVAILSYNRSTVLPMAYITRPTTELGTKPAPTMAAFSSQGPNSITPEILKPDITAPGVNVLAAYTQFTGPSNLPSDPRRALFSIISGTSMSCPHIAGIAGLLKTVHPEWSPSAIRSAIMTTAQTEDNIGGPLSNSSLSRANPFSYGAGHVDPNHAVDPGLVYDLTIEDYLNFLCAIGYNQTQFANFTQQPYSCSPSSLNLLNFNYPSITIPDLAGVTTVSRTVKNVGQPSTYTAHIDSPSGISVSIEPMSLKFEKIGEEKTFKVSLQAKEGGVASEYVFGKLIWSDGMHYVRSPIVVKTAKV; encoded by the exons aTGGTACCTACAAAGCTCCTTTTCCTTcttctgatatttgtttcttctttcttccaaacACCCACATTTGCTAGCGAGAAGAAATCTTATGTGGTGTATTTTGGAGCCCATTCCCATGGCTTCCAACCTTCTTCATTCGACTATGAACATGTCACGAGCTCCCACCGTGAGTTCTTGGAATCGTTTGTCGGGAGCAAAGAGAAGGCGAAAAATGCCATCTTCTACTCCTACACGAACCATGTGAACGGTTTTGCTGCGAACTTAGAAGTGGACGAAGCCAATGAGATATCAAAGCATCCGGACGTTGTATCGATTTTCTTGAACGAGATGGTGGAGGTACACACGACTCGGTCGTGGGAGTTCCTGGAACTAGAGATGAACGGTGAGATTCCTGACGGATCATTATGGCGGAAGGCGAGGTTTGGTGAGGATATCATTATTGGTAATCTTGATACTGGCGTTTGGCCGGAATCAGAGAGCTTCAATGACGATGGAATGGGGCCCATTCCAGCGAGGTGGAAGGGATCATGTGATAGTGAGGGCGGAGTTCGCTGTAATAG GAAGCTGATCGGAGCGAGATACTTTAAGAAAGGCTATGAGGCCCGACATGGCCCAATCAACGCCACACTCTCAACGGCACGTGACACCAATGGCCATGGGACCCACACCCTCTCAACGGCCGGCGGTCGCTTCGTCCCTGGAGCAAACATCTTCGGTTATGCCAACGGTACAGCGAAAGGCGGATCACCCAGTGCCCGTGTGGCAGCATACAAAGTCTGCTGGCCCAGCTGCTCCGACGCGGACATCATCGCAGCCTTTGATGCCGCTATCCATGACGGCGTCGACGTCTTATCCGTCTCCCTTGGTGGGCCACCCCGTGACTACCTTAGAAGTGGTATTAAGATAGGATCGTTCCATGCTGTCATGAACGGTATCCTCGTCGTCTGCTCGGCCGGGAACTCGGGCCCACGTAATGGAACAGTTTCGAATCTGGCCCCTTGGATCATGACTGTAGGGGCCAGCACAATGGACAGGGAATTCCCATCATACGTTCAGCTCGGCAATAACAAGCGCATCAAGGGACAGAGCCTCTCGACAACAGCCCTTCCTGCCGACAAATCGTATCCATTGGTCATATCCATTGATGCTGTATCCACCAATTCAACGGTTTCTGATGCCTTTTTCTGCCTACCGGAGTCCCTTGATCCTCAGAAGGTAACAGGAAAGATCGTTGCCTGCACCGCTGGATTAATCACTAGTGTAGAAAAGGGCAATGAAGTCAAACGGGCGGGTGGTGTGGGGGTGATAATAATGAATGGGCCCCGTACCGAAGTACAGGCCCACCCTCACGTCCTCCCAGCCACAGATATCGCTGGGGACAGCCAAGTTGCCATATTGTCCTACAATCGATCCACTGTATTGCCAATGGCTTACATTACGCGGCCAACCACAGAGCTCGGAACTAAGCCCGCACCAACCATGGCTGCATTCTCATCACAGGGGCCCAATTCGATCACACCAGAGATTCTCAAG CCGGATATTACCGCACCAGGAGTCAATGTCCTTGCAGCCTACACCCAGTTCACCGGACCTAGCAATCTCCCTTCCGATCCACGTCGAGCTCTCTTCAGCATAATATCTGGGACGTCCATGTCTTGTCCTCATATTGCTGGCATTGCCGGCCTTCTCAAGACGGTCCACCCGGAATGGAGCCCATCAGCGATCAGATCAGCCATCATGACCACTGCACAAACAGAAGACAACATAGGAGGGCCCCTGAGCAACTCTTCCTTATCTAGGGCCAACCCTTTCAGCTACGGTGCAGGACATGTGGATCCAAACCATGCCGTGGACCCTGGTTTAGTGTATGACCTAACCATCGAGGACTACTTGAATTTCTTATGCGCCATCGGATACAACCAGACCCAGTTTGCAAATTTTACCCAACAACCATACTCATGTAGTCCCAGTTCCCTAAATCTCTTGAACTTCAATTATCCTTCTATAACCATTCCAGATCTCGCTGGCGTCACCACCGTGAGCCGGACGGTAAAGAACGTGGGCCAACCAAGCACGTATACAGCCCACATCGATTCTCCGTCAGGAATTTCTGTGTCGATCGAGCCCATGAGCTTGAAATTTGAGAAGATTGGTGAAGAGAAAACATTCAAGGTGAGTCTACAGGCCAAGGAAGGTGGTGTGGCTAGTGAATATGTATTTGGGAAGCTGATATGGTCTGATGGTATGCACTACGTGAGGAGTCCTATAGTTGTGAAGACAGCAAAAGTTTGA